A genomic stretch from Leishmania infantum JPCM5 genome chromosome 25 includes:
- the MGT2 gene encoding MGT2 magnesium transporter: MMRSKLDGVTSGVAEAHQLSPLVARQRYLTVNRSGGSFWFVRKDVMLKNLQVSQDSTLWLDVEGETPEERRAILNDLPWRVNIPSAVLDAVARPTESDVVELQPSLAQYAHGVLSCAINPLYDTTDETAAVDEDNFSGEAFDAARGFVWCSVLITDTLIVTMHDKRFLGLEEVVRALEMRMNPMDTTSLGNSVLTPSIVFATLVAYSSEMMLPDPTTLLSEVDCIDEMVLLIAPGVRDQPDLLRRIALLRRRISSFRGLLYMKEKLLRELVTPSMRGSFVACDMVHVMPIYKEALDKNTKMADRLDDARDILNQANLNFVTGVSMRMSQSSANMDFKMQILSQVAVICLPLNLLASIFGMNCKVAWQADDYPDLRAFWGIVALMVAWVLVCSIPTIRHILRGNAAKAIVPTDS, from the coding sequence ATGATGCGCTCCAAGCTGGACGGCGTCACTTCTGGCGTCGCTGAGGCACACCAGTTGTCGCCGCTCGTCGCCCGCCAGCGCTACCTCACCGTcaaccgcagcggcggctcctTCTGGTTTGTGCGCAAGGACGTGATGCTGAAGAACTTGCAGGTGAGTCAGGACAGCACTCTCTGGCTGGACGTGGAGGGCGAGACGCCGGAGGAGCGCCGTGCCATCCTGAATGACCTTCCGTGGCGCGTGAACATCccgtcggcggtgctggatgCTGTTGCGAGGCCGACGGAGAGTGACGTGGTGGAGCTACAGCCGAGCCTGGCGCAGTACGCTCACGGTGTGCTGAGCTGCGCCATCAATCCGCTGTACGACACCACCGATGAGACCGCCGCGGTTGACGAGGACAACTTCAGCGGCGAGGCCTTCGACGCCGCTCGTGGCTTTGTCTGGTGCTCGGTGCTCATCACGGACACGCTGATCGTGACGATGCACGACAAGAGGTTCCTCGGTCTGGAAGAGGTGGTGCGGGCCCTGGAAATGCGCATGAATCCGATGGACACGACCAGCCTCGGGAACAGCGTGCTCACGCCGAGCATCGTCTTCGCCACGCTGGTCGCGTACTCCAGTGAGATGATGCTGCCGGACCCGACGACGCTACTGAGTGAGGTGGACTGCATCGACGAGATGGTGCTCCTCATCGCGCCGGGCGTGCGTGACCAGCCGGACCTGCTGCGGCGTATTgccctgctgcgccgccgcatctcctccttCCGTGGCCTGCTCTACATGAAGGAGAAACTGCTGCGCGAGTTGGTGACGCCCTCCATGCGCGGCAGCTTCGTCGCGTGTGACATGGTGCACGTCATGCCCATCTacaaggaggcgctggacaaGAACACGAAGATGGCGGACCGCCTCGACGACGCGCGTGACATCTTGAATCAGGCGAACCTGAACTTCGTGACGGGTGTGTCGATGCGCATGTCGCAGAGCTCGGCGAACATGGACTTCAAGATGCAGATCCTCAGCCAGGTCGCCGTCATCTGCCTGCCGCTAAATCTCCTGGCCTCCATCTTCGGCATGAACTGCAAGGTGGCGTGGCAGGCCGATGACTATCCCGACCTGAGAGCCTTCTGGGGCATTGTCGCTCTGATGGTGGCGTGGGTGCTTGTTTGCAGCATCCCGACGATCCGCCATATCCtgcgcggcaacgccgccaaGGCTATTGTCCCGACGGACAGCTAA
- a CDS encoding DNAj-like protein produces the protein MRGRHITRVVAALLVLVWVAAFVAEVPVHMAGAADPRDEDAKAVDAVLRLPEDDFYAVLGLDEAREDATERDIKNAFRRLSKKYHPDVATGDQDSYRLVYQRVQRAYEILGDRRKRKIYDILGIDGVTRLEKPQQQQQQMNPFFAFFGVGQQADAERGKDMELLMVVPLEDIYRGAAHTSRFAKRKICRACKGTGARSGEDVVKCPHCQGRGRLVQRVQIAPGFVQQMEQVCPHCQGKGTHVAHMCPVCRGKMVLPGEAVLSVDIEEGLPEGHVLTYELEADQAPGQVPGDVLLTVVSAPHPVFHRSGNDLYANVSITLKEALLGFKKTFTHLDGHNVELHWDGVMQNTQQVRIAGEGMPRHHVPSERGDLYITYNVLLPAALTVEQRALFQEHFA, from the coding sequence ATGCGAGGCCGGCACATAACacgggtggtggcggcgttgctggTCCTGGTGTGGGTGGCGGCCTTCGTTGCGGAGGTGCCGGTGCACATGGCGGGTGCTGCCGATCCGCGTGACGAGGACGCGAAGGCCGTCGATGCCGTGCTACGACTGCCGGAGGACGACTTCTACGCCGTGCTCGGCCTTGATGAGGCACGGGAGGATGCCACCGAGCGCGATATCAAGAATGCCTTTCGGCGGCTTTCAAAGAAATACCACCCCGATGTCGCCACTGGCGATCAGGACTCGTACCGCCTCGTGTACCAGCGAGTGCAGCGCGCATACGAGATCCTCGGTGACCGCCGCAAGCGCAAAATCTACGACATTCTCGGCATCGATGGTGTGACGAGGCTGGAgaaaccgcagcagcagcagcagcagatgaaccccttcttcgcctttttcGGTGTTGGCCAGCAGGCCGACGCGGAACGCGGTAAGGACATGGAGCTGCTGATGGTGGTGCCGCTCGAGGACATCtaccgcggcgctgcccacaCGTCCAGGTTTGCCAAGCGCAAGATATGCCGTGCGTGCAAGGGCaccggcgcgcgcagcggcgaggacgtGGTGAAGTGTCCACACTGCCAgggccgcggccgcctggTGCAGCGAGTGCAGATTGCACCCGGCTTTGTGCAGCAGATGGAGCAGGTCTGCCCGCACTGCCAGGGCAAGGGCACGCATGTGGCGCACATGTGCCCGGTGTGCCGTGGCAAGATGGTGCTCCCTggagaggcggtgctgagcgTGGACATCGAGGAGGGTTTACCGGAAGGGCACGTGCTGACGTACGAGTTAGAGGCGGACCAGGCACCTGGCCAGGTGCCCGGCGACGTGCTGCTGACGGTGGTCAGCGCGCCGCATCCGGTGTTCCATCGCAGTGGCAACGACCTCTACGCAAACGTGAGCATCacgctgaaggaggcgctgctagGCTTCAAAAAAACCTTCACACACCTGGATGGACACAATGTGGAGCTGCACTGGGACGGTGTAATGCAGAACACGCAGCAGGTACGCATAGCAGGGGAAGGCATGCCGCGGCATCACGTGCCATCTGAGCGGGGCGACCTCTACATCACTTATaacgtgctgctgcccgcaGCGTTGACGGTGGAGCAGCGTGCGCTCTTCCAGGAGCACTTCGCCTag